In the Plasmodium chabaudi chabaudi strain AS genome assembly, chromosome: 13 genome, one interval contains:
- a CDS encoding DnaJ protein, putative, which yields MKNDKKLDLYEILGVEKKATAKEIAKAYRILALTYHPDKFLSHSKKINNKGVKNDEDETLTLEKCKEMFLQIQKAYDILKDPEKRQNYDEFGLEEDFDEFKNYLDPKLFHSRIKVEDILKYEQKYKNSQDEKDDLIQFYNKFNGDIKHILEYIPFSDTSDLDRFVKIFDDLFKDKTLEKTKDYEKSLKNINNIIKSYENIVKKDNNRGGNKKPKKRKTEEPIDDLVLAIRNNEARRNQKINSLLTSIEIEYSKKNPKKKKVKPPTEEELKEISKRLEENKKRSIEMKKLKGL from the coding sequence atgaaaaatgataaaaaattagacCTGTATGAAATATTAGGTGTCGAGAAAAAAGCGACTGCAAAAGAAATAGCCAAGGCATACAGAATATTGGCTTTGACATATCATCCAgacaaatttttatcacacagtaaaaagataaataataaaggagttaaaaatgatgaagatgAAACGTTAACATTAGAAAAATGCAAAGAAATGTTTTTGCAAATACAAAAAgcatatgatatattaaaagatcctgaaaaaagacaaaattatgatgaaTTTGGATTGGAAGAAGATTTTGATGAATTCAAAAATTATCTTGAtccaaaattatttcattctAGAATCAAAGTAGAAgacatattaaaatatgaacagaaatataaaaatagccaagatgaaaaagatgatttaattcaattttataataaatttaatggTGATATTAAACATATTCTTGAATATATTCCATTTAGTGATACGTCTGATTTAGATAggtttgtaaaaatatttgatgacctttttaaagataaaacattagaaaaaacaaaagattATGAAAagtcattaaaaaatataaataatattattaagtcatatgaaaatatagttaaaaaagataataacCGTGGTGGTAATAAAAaaccaaaaaaaagaaaaacagAAGAACCTATTGATGATTTAGTTCTAGCTATTAGAAATAATGAAGCAAGAAggaatcaaaaaataaattcacTTTTAACAAGTATAGAAATTGAATActctaaaaaaaatcctaaaaaaaaaaaagttaaaccTCCAACAGAAgaagaattaaaagaaataagtaaaagacttgaagaaaataaaaaacgtAGTATCgaaatgaaaaagttaAAAGGATTATAA
- a CDS encoding CKK domain-containing protein, putative, whose protein sequence is MNKSDENEQTQKNTVYRIHKKKFCKNKINKECPFYVNYDILVKNYKNEKNYIDLNLEINYNLEEIEENNENIKKCIFIANEKNKANLDEQKASSKNDKINNQHETNYNIDAINNFISSKHKKKGSNPNCENRESSRRNQANIDVSSEEERKTNRDRSKSKSKDNIKNNNNHESYSSDSNGTYCSDLSDNYSEIEKKSMNFSQRITYDDIIPNKINLYDTTINLNSHNKNKNKNKNDADYISYGVNKLKPSISNDSSLLLDDSNNENFNYTDNRHSSSNYNRSDSNNTEFYSSDIFSKQHKYAFLDKLYCSKEEERNKLNNMDTELTRERSSPIRLQFNKKDKILNRRKSEDDILNKYEKIIKIMKYLRRIKTRHPEIETIVSILSNNIKNVTFNCEKMFSSRRELNDFLKKIYIYQIYLLKKVVFKKNYSSKNDHNKNPSMQKVSFVNINQSHLRDHSEIPDDTKRDSNYLLYYLSKNPSLNISNSLLYENSNANKDHINSNRQNSIDMLGNIHKYIDLKRNTKDIEKKTYYARKNDENEKNNNGSSEYSDEDPNYNYKQYVNKINENKKKSHRHNINSNNAFDKVEQCQEKRNIFVKPRKNHILNIKNELANTEEIYTNDCNNSNTFDNPSLNECKPNNNFLKRVDNANDRQMMEDPDTKETDGNSNFNIIQKRGQIEKKYMAFKKGLNMNALNLENKCGPIKKNVPENEKYPNTSIDKDKLDKKTYVLYYDVNKEINTISNRDSVTHALKTILLNKPQNFAALQNFLFKIEVELVEYKHFILLITKNIKKLSLEALYGLNDFSVFEKVYGKKIAPRFLVSQKVKMFYKYDILYQRFKELENVRGFSGIIDAVELI, encoded by the exons atgaATAAAAGTGACGAAAATGAACAAactcaaaaaaatactgTCTACAGAatccataaaaaaaaattttgtaaaaataaaataaataaagaatgcccattttatgtaaattatgatatacttgtaaaaaattataaaaatgaaaaaaattatattgatCTAAATCTtgaaattaattataatttagaagaaatagaagaaaacaacgaaaatattaaaaagtgtatatttatagccaatgaaaaaaataaggcTAATTTGGATGAACAAAAAGCTAGctcaaaaaatgataaaataaataaccaACATGAAactaattataatatagacgctataaataattttatttcatcaaagcacaaaaaaaaaggcaGTAACCCAAATTGTGAAAATAGAGAAAGCAGTAGAAGAAATCAGGCAAATATTGATGTAAGTTCTGAAGAAGAAAGGAAAACAAATAGAGATAGAAGCAAAAGCAAAAGTAAAGacaacataaaaaataacaataaccATGAATCCTATTCTTCCGATTCGAATGGCACCTATTGCTCGGACTTATCTGATAATTACTCCGAAATTGAGAAAAAAAGTATGAACTTTTCTCAGCGAATCACATATGATGATATAATAcccaataaaataaatctaTATGATACaacaattaatttaaatagtcacaataaaaataaaaacaaaaataaaaatgatgctGACTATATATCTTATGGGGTAAACAAACTAAAACCCTCAATATCAAATGATTCTTCTTTATTACTTGATGatagtaataatgaaaactTTAACTACACAGATAATAGGCATTCGAGCAGTAACTACAATAGGAGtgatagtaataatacGGAGTTTTACTCGTCAGATATTTTTTCGAAGCAACATAAATATGCGTTCCTGGATAAGTTGTATTGTTCTAAGGAGGAAGAA CGAAACAAACTTAATAATATGGACACCGAATTAACAAGAGAAAGGAGTTCACCTATACGACtacaatttaataaaaaggataaaatattaaatagaagaaaaagtgaagatgatatattaaataaatatgaaaaaataataaaaataatgaaatatttaagaaGGATAAAAACTAGGCATCCAGAAATTGAAACTATTGTTTCTATTCtttctaataatattaaaaatgttacgTTCAATTGTGAGAAAATGTTTTCATCAAGACGCGAATTAAATgatttcttaaaaaaaatatacatctATCAAATTTATCTACTAAAAA AAGtagtttttaaaaagaattattCCTCAAAAAATGATCATAACAAAAACCCTTCAATGCAAAAAGTATCATTTGTAAATATCAATCAATCTCATCTAAG AGACCACTCGGAAATCCCTGATGACACAAAGAGAGATTCTAATTACTTACTCTACTATCTGAGCAAAAATCCGTCCcttaatatatcaaatagccttttatatgaaaattcgAATGCAAATAAAGATCATATTAATAGTAATAGACAAAATAGCATTGATATGTTAGGCAATATacacaaatatatagacttaaaaagaaataccAAAGATATAGAAAAGAAAACATATTATGCTcgaaaaaatgatgaaaatgaaaaaaataataatggaaGTAGTGAATACTCTGACGAAGAtccaaattataattataaacaatatgttaataaaataaacgaaaataaaaaaaaaagtcaTCGGCATAATATCAATTCTAATAATGCATTTGATAAAGTGGAACAGTGccaagaaaaaagaaacatatTTGTGAAACCAAGAAAGaatcatatattaaatataaaaaacgaaCTAGCCAATAcagaagaaatatataccaATGAttgtaataatagtaatacaTTTGATAATCCCTCATTAAATGAATGCAAgccaaataataattttttaaagcgTGTCGACAACGCGAATGATAGACAAATGATGGAAGATCCAGACACCAAAGAGACAGATGGAAAttccaattttaatatcataCAAAAGCGAGGacaaattgaaaaaaaatatatggctTTCAAAAAGGGACTAAATATGAATGCTCTTAATTTAGAGAATAAATGTGGCcctatcaaaaaaaatgttccCGAAAATGAGAAATACCCAAATACCTCTATTGATAAAGATAAATTAGATAAAAAAACTTACGTGTTATACTATGATGtcaataaagaaataaataccATATCTAATAGGGATTCTGTTACACATGCATTGAAAACAATCCTTttaaata aacCCCAAAATTTTGCGGCCCTTCAGAATttcttatttaaaattgaagTGGAACTAGTCGAATATaagcattttattttgttaataactaaaaatattaaaaaattgagtCTAGAGGCTTTATACGGATTAAATGATTTTTCAGTTTTTGAAAAG GTATATGGGAAAAAGATAGCTCCAAGATTTTTAGTTTCacaaaaagtaaaaatgttttacaAATATGATATACTTTATCAAAGATTTAAGGAACTTGAAAATGTTCGAGGTTTCAGCGGAATTATTGATGCAGtagaattaatataa